A genomic segment from Mustela lutreola isolate mMusLut2 chromosome 15, mMusLut2.pri, whole genome shotgun sequence encodes:
- the CHRNE gene encoding acetylcholine receptor subunit epsilon isoform X5, translating to MAGALLGALLLLRLLGASEGENEELRLYHHLFDNYDPECRPVKEPEETVPITLKVTLTNLISLNEKEETLTTSVWIGIVSQLWGAAGGLDPLPQTPGRHKVGNAGDLCDRPHSLGLAGLPTQLQQGRFWGRGDPAGAFRTRLAPRDCAGKQVSIVGLGLVEGGGAWSLGLHLAGAGLAGRAGGGSPADAGSLGVPSIDGQFGVAYDANVLIYEGGYVSWLPPAIYRSTCAVEVTYFPFDWQNCSLVFRSQTYNAEEVDFVFAVDDEGETISKIDIDTEAYTENGEWAIDFCPGLIRRLDGASPGGPGVVDVIYTLIIRRKPLFYVINIIVPCVLISGLVLLAYFLPAQAGGQKCTVSINVLLAQTVFLFLIAQKIPETSLSVPMLGRYLIFVMVVATVIVMNCVIVLNVSLRTPTTHTMSPRLRHVLLELLPRLLGSGAPPEAPRATSPPRRASSVGLLLRAEELILKKPRSELVFEGQRHRHGVWTAALCQSLGAAAPEVRCCVDAVNFVAESTRDQEASGEEVSDWVRMGKALDNVCFWAALVLFGVGSSLIFLGGYLNRVPELPYPPCM from the exons ATGGCAGGGGCTCTGCTGGGCGCGCTGCTCCTCCTGCGGCTCCTGG GTGCCAGTGAGGGGGAGAACGAGGAGCTGCGTCTTTACCACCATCTCTTCGACAACTATGACCCCGAGTGCCGGCCTGTGAAGGAGCCTGAAGAGACAGTCCCCATCACCCTCAAGGTCACCCTGACCAACCTCATCTCCCTT AACGAGAAAGAGGAGACCCTGACCACCAGCGTCTGGATCGGAATCGTGAGTCAGCTCTGGGGGGCAGCAGGAGGTCtcgaccccctcccccaaactcctGGCCGGCACAAGGTGGGAAATGCAGGGGACTTGTGCGACCGTCCTCACTCCTTAGGACTGGCAGGATTACCGACTCAACTACAGCAAGGACGATTTTGGGGGCGTGGAGACCCTGCGGGTGCCTTCAGAACTCGTCTGGCTCCCAGAGATTGTGCTGGAAAACAAGTGAGCATCGTTGGGTTGGGTTTGGTGGAAGGCGGTGGGGCCTGGAGCCTGGGGCTGCACCTGGCGGGGGCTGGGCTTgctgggagggcagggggtggCAGCCCGGCCGACGCCGGCTCTCTCGGGGTCCCTAGCATTGACGGCCAGTTCGGCGTGGCCTACGACGCCAACGTGCTGATCTACGAGGGCGGCTACGTGAGCTGGCTGCCCCCTGCCATCTACCGCAGCACCTGCGCCGTGGAGGTTACCTACTTCCCTTTCGACTGGCAGAACTGCTCGCTCGTCTTCCG CTCGCAGACCTACAATGCGGAAGAGGTGGACTTCGTCTTCGCGGTGGACGACGAGGGCGAAACCATCAGCAAGATCGACATCGACACTGAGGCCTACACAG AGAATGGCGAGTGGGCCATCGACTTCTGCCCCGGGCTGATCCGCCGCCTGGACGGCGCCTCCCCAGGCGGCCCGGGGGTGGTCGATGTCATCTACACGCTCATCATCCGCCGGAAGCCGCTCTTCTACGTCATCAACATCATCGTGCCTTGCGTGCTCATCTCGGGCCTGGTGCTGCTCGCCTACTTCCTGCCGGCGCAGG CCGGCGGCCAGAAGTGCACGGTGTCCATCAACGTCCTGCTGGCCCAGACAGTCTTCCTGTTCCTGATCGCGCAGAAGATCCCAGAAACGTCGCTGAGCGTCCCGATGCTGGGCAG GTACCTCATCTTCGTCATGGTGGTTGCCACGGTCATCGTCATGAACTGCGTCATCGTGCTCAACGTGTCCCTGCGGACGCCCACCACGCACACCATGTCCCCTCGGCTGCGCCAC GTCCTGCTGGAGCTGCTGCCCCGCCTCCTGGGTTCGGGCGCGCCCCCCGAGGCTCCCCGGGCCACCTCACCGCCCAGGCGCGCTTCGTCTGTGGGCCTGCTGCTCCGGGCCGAGGAGCTGATACTGAAAAAGCCGCGGAGCGAGCTCGTGTTTGAGGGGCAGAGGCACCGGCACGGGGTCTGGACCG CTGCCCTCTGCCAGAGCTTGGGCGCCGCCGCCCCCGAGGTCCGCTGCTGCGTGGACGCCGTGAACTTCGTGGCCGAGAGCACGCGGGACCAGGAGGCCTCCGGCGAG GAGGTGTCCGACTGGGTGCGCATGGGGAAGGCCCTGGACAACGTCTGCTTCTGGGCCGCCCTGGTGCTCTTCGGCGTGGGGTCCAGCCTCATCTTCCTCGGGGGCTACTTGAACCGAGTGCCCGAGCTGCCCTACCCGCCGTGCATGTAG